A single genomic interval of Planctomycetia bacterium harbors:
- a CDS encoding Flp family type IVb pilin: MKTFALKIQKFLKSEDGPTAVEYAVMLALIVVVCLTTIQSLGTNANATFSKVSSSLTSAS; this comes from the coding sequence ATGAAGACATTCGCCTTGAAGATCCAGAAGTTTTTGAAGTCGGAAGACGGCCCGACGGCCGTGGAATACGCGGTGATGTTGGCTTTGATCGTGGTGGTCTGCTTGACGACGATTCAATCGCTCGGCACCAACGCCAACGCTACCTTCTCGAAGGTCTCCAGCTCGTTGACCTCGGCTAGCTAG
- a CDS encoding substrate-binding domain-containing protein, which yields MSLRRTEKVDQVRQQLIDRIHNGFFRAGDRFLSNRETADQFGISYQTAHRLIVELCGEGMLERRPKSGTYVPGDKTKLVGVQLLFHPRAAQAGSFGSKLLTLLQRKLEAEGIDMTCDLYAKKPKPATNRLPIIWEMTEMTAACTARQVPAILINQRAASGLESLYVDSVSTDDFSGGVCAAQVLGERVKKKRGFTAVSGPEGDSRSNLRLQGFLSVLPANVVCAGNWFFDQGYAAAEQILKSAKAGIFCVNDQLASGVLQWCVDHSRSCPPIVGFDDAPVAEKWNLTTISLPWEEMLDGVVRIAKLRLTSDRSASSHQMFHPRPILRRLDRREPNAEQTDGA from the coding sequence ATGTCTTTGCGACGCACCGAAAAAGTCGATCAAGTGCGACAACAGCTGATCGATCGAATTCATAACGGATTCTTCCGCGCAGGGGATCGATTTCTCTCGAATCGCGAGACGGCCGATCAGTTCGGCATCAGTTATCAAACGGCACATCGATTGATCGTCGAACTTTGCGGCGAAGGGATGCTCGAACGGAGACCGAAGTCGGGCACGTACGTTCCCGGAGACAAGACGAAACTCGTCGGCGTGCAATTATTGTTTCATCCACGCGCTGCGCAGGCTGGGAGCTTCGGCTCGAAGTTGCTGACGCTTCTGCAACGGAAGCTCGAAGCGGAAGGGATCGATATGACCTGCGATCTCTATGCGAAGAAACCGAAGCCCGCAACCAACCGATTGCCGATCATTTGGGAAATGACGGAAATGACGGCTGCCTGCACGGCGCGGCAAGTGCCCGCCATACTGATTAACCAGCGTGCGGCCTCGGGCTTGGAGTCGCTGTATGTCGATAGCGTGTCGACCGATGACTTCTCCGGGGGCGTGTGCGCGGCGCAAGTGCTCGGCGAACGGGTGAAAAAGAAGCGTGGGTTCACGGCCGTATCAGGACCGGAGGGAGACTCGCGCAGCAACTTACGCTTGCAAGGTTTCTTGAGCGTGTTGCCGGCTAACGTCGTTTGTGCGGGGAACTGGTTTTTCGATCAAGGCTACGCCGCTGCCGAACAAATTTTGAAAAGCGCGAAGGCCGGGATCTTTTGCGTGAACGACCAGCTCGCGTCGGGCGTGCTGCAATGGTGCGTCGATCATAGTCGGAGTTGCCCACCGATCGTCGGCTTCGACGACGCCCCCGTCGCCGAAAAATGGAACCTCACGACCATCAGCTTGCCGTGGGAAGAGATGCTCGACGGGGTTGTGAGGATCGCGAAGCTCCGGCTGACCAGCGACCGCTCGGCGAGCTCGCACCAGATGTTTCACCCGCGGCCGATACTAAGACGGCTGGACCGACGAGAGCCGAACGCGGAGCAGACTGACGGCGCGTAA
- a CDS encoding DUF1501 domain-containing protein: MLRITGDGSTRTCSGVTRRDFLQAGSLGAIGLTLADLAAAEARAKAVAAAKPGNDKRSVIMIFNLGAPSQVDTWDMKPDAPSEIRGPFKPIATNSPDIQISEIFPLMAKHADKFSLVRSCYHTAAAVHDTGHQMMQTGRLFTGGINTPHAGCVTSYLMGRRTDLPAHVILPEPMGRTGGNLPHGQDAGFLGKAHDPFALMADPSQPNFKVPDMLPPTEIGTARLDRRRRLRSIVDDTVKNFEATADAQLLDSSFESAFRLMTSTQARDAFDLSKEPQKVRERYGLNRFGQSCLLARRLIEAGVRFVTVNTFITVFDEITWDIHGSKPFTSIEGMRDIVAPAYDQGYSALLEDLVQRGMLDDTLVCNLAEFGRTPRINPAGGRDHWPQCWTVKFAGGGIQGGRVVGRSDQIGGVPAERPVDSGEVVGTIFHSLGFDLESHLPGPQGRPFSLVDSGKTEIKELF, from the coding sequence ATGTTGCGCATCACGGGCGACGGATCCACTCGTACTTGCAGCGGCGTCACGCGGCGCGACTTTCTCCAAGCCGGCTCGCTCGGCGCCATCGGCCTTACGCTGGCCGATCTTGCCGCGGCCGAAGCCCGCGCGAAAGCCGTTGCCGCCGCGAAGCCGGGCAACGACAAACGCTCCGTCATCATGATCTTCAATCTCGGTGCCCCGAGCCAAGTCGATACTTGGGACATGAAGCCGGACGCTCCCAGCGAAATCCGCGGCCCTTTCAAGCCGATCGCCACGAACTCGCCCGACATTCAGATTTCGGAAATCTTTCCGCTGATGGCGAAGCACGCGGATAAGTTTTCTCTTGTCCGATCGTGCTATCACACGGCCGCCGCCGTACACGACACCGGTCACCAGATGATGCAGACCGGCCGCCTCTTCACCGGCGGTATCAACACACCGCATGCCGGTTGCGTGACCAGTTACTTGATGGGCCGGCGTACCGACTTGCCGGCGCACGTCATCCTTCCCGAGCCTATGGGTCGCACCGGCGGCAACTTACCGCATGGACAAGACGCAGGCTTCCTCGGTAAGGCGCACGATCCGTTTGCGCTGATGGCCGATCCTTCGCAACCGAACTTCAAAGTTCCCGACATGCTCCCGCCGACCGAGATCGGTACGGCACGGCTTGATCGTCGCCGTCGCTTGCGCTCGATCGTCGACGACACGGTGAAGAATTTCGAAGCCACGGCCGACGCTCAACTCCTCGATAGCAGCTTCGAGTCCGCATTCCGATTGATGACGAGCACGCAAGCCCGCGATGCTTTCGATCTCTCGAAAGAGCCGCAAAAAGTTCGCGAGCGGTACGGCCTGAACCGCTTCGGCCAAAGTTGTTTGCTGGCCCGCCGACTCATCGAGGCCGGAGTGCGCTTCGTCACCGTGAACACCTTCATCACCGTGTTCGATGAAATCACTTGGGACATCCACGGCTCGAAGCCTTTTACGTCGATTGAAGGAATGCGCGACATCGTCGCCCCGGCTTATGATCAAGGCTACAGCGCTTTGCTCGAAGACCTCGTACAGCGCGGGATGCTCGACGACACGCTCGTCTGCAACCTCGCTGAGTTCGGGCGAACGCCGCGCATCAACCCCGCCGGCGGTCGCGACCATTGGCCGCAGTGCTGGACCGTTAAGTTCGCCGGCGGCGGTATCCAAGGAGGCCGCGTCGTCGGTCGCAGCGATCAGATCGGCGGCGTTCCGGCAGAGCGCCCGGTCGATTCGGGCGAAGTCGTCGGCACGATCTTCCATTCGCTCGGCTTCGATCTCGAATCGCATTTGCCCGGTCCTCAAGGTCGCCCCTTCTCCTTGGTCGACTCGGGCAAGACCGAGATCAAAGAGTTGTTCTAG